Proteins co-encoded in one Bacillus sp. FSL H8-0547 genomic window:
- a CDS encoding lipopolysaccharide biosynthesis protein: MTNIINKKAQKSLKWTAIKTLFNSIIQPFYRILLAILLIPSDFAYIAVITLIISFAEMLNNVGVGEAVIQRDDVTKKDLSSLFFFNLIITFFIAGLLFLSSSTFASYYSMNELDQIVKVLSITVILNGSTSLFKFYLHKEFLFKQTTLIQVIKITFEILMSIILIVIGYSIWGYVIGILVSNAVHAILLAYFVFKKTDFRIGFNFSIKSLSRFLNFGIFVSGKKTLTFISHRIDEVIIGGLLSAEILGAYYLAKNILLQCQTLITTSFGQVLLPLFSKLKNDLDLLKRYYVNILFVVSFLSFPVFIGIILTAQYFVPLIFGEEWELSIGVFKLLSIPVIFEVLSAGITSSLLYSQNKTILVFIIDLIFALGYLGLLFVFNNNDLDNIIYLYSGYIILKFIISQYFLGKILTLNYKNYVNIFKESLISTIVMAITVIFLQKVLETYFHTSILLILSVCCGGVVYILLNIVLNKERTFSVFKLAKDIVRR, translated from the coding sequence AAAACTTTATTCAATTCAATTATTCAACCTTTTTACAGAATCCTCTTAGCAATTTTACTGATTCCTTCTGATTTTGCATATATAGCAGTTATTACTTTGATTATATCATTTGCAGAAATGTTAAATAATGTTGGGGTTGGAGAAGCAGTAATTCAAAGGGATGATGTCACAAAAAAGGATTTATCTTCATTATTTTTTTTCAATCTTATCATTACATTTTTTATTGCAGGTCTTTTGTTTTTGAGTTCTAGTACTTTCGCATCCTATTATTCTATGAATGAGTTAGATCAGATAGTTAAAGTTCTTTCAATTACAGTCATCTTAAATGGATCTACTAGCTTATTTAAGTTTTATTTACATAAAGAGTTTCTTTTCAAACAAACTACATTAATACAAGTTATTAAAATAACGTTTGAGATTCTTATGTCTATAATTCTGATTGTAATTGGATACAGTATTTGGGGTTATGTTATTGGAATATTAGTTTCAAATGCTGTACATGCAATTTTACTTGCCTATTTTGTTTTTAAAAAAACTGACTTTAGAATCGGTTTCAATTTCTCTATCAAAAGCCTTTCTAGATTTTTAAACTTTGGAATATTTGTAAGCGGAAAAAAAACGCTTACTTTTATCAGTCATAGAATAGATGAAGTAATTATTGGGGGGTTACTTTCAGCTGAAATTCTAGGGGCTTACTATTTAGCTAAAAATATCCTGCTACAATGTCAAACATTGATAACTACTTCTTTTGGTCAAGTGTTATTGCCATTATTCTCTAAACTGAAAAACGATTTAGACTTACTGAAAAGATACTATGTGAATATACTTTTCGTAGTTTCTTTCCTAAGTTTTCCTGTATTCATAGGAATAATACTTACCGCTCAGTATTTTGTTCCTCTTATTTTCGGTGAAGAGTGGGAGTTAAGTATAGGGGTATTTAAATTACTATCAATCCCAGTCATTTTTGAAGTACTATCAGCAGGTATAACTAGTTCCTTACTTTATTCTCAAAACAAAACCATCTTAGTATTTATTATAGATTTAATATTTGCATTGGGATATTTAGGCCTTTTATTTGTTTTTAATAATAATGACTTAGATAATATTATTTATTTATATAGTGGTTATATTATTTTGAAATTCATTATTAGCCAATATTTTTTAGGGAAAATCTTAACTTTAAATTATAAAAATTATGTAAACATCTTTAAAGAAAGCCTAATTTCAACGATAGTGATGGCTATAACAGTGATTTTTTTACAAAAAGTTTTGGAGACTTATTTCCATACTTCCATATTACTTATCCTTTCTGTCTGTTGTGGAGGAGTAGTATATATTTTGCTAAACATTGTTTTAAACAAAGAAAGAACTTTTTCGGTATTCAAACTAGCCAAAGATATAGTAAGGCGTTGA
- a CDS encoding BCCT family transporter — MKSLKHWVFWPPFLLVLAASIVSFTNKNTFINITTGANDWVIANVGWVFSLAGLFMVVVCVGVYFSKLGKVRIGGENAKPLLSFRNWFAITLTTTIAAGITFWGIAEPIYHLVEPPKSLNLEPNSAGAAIFSMSTMYLHWTITPYAIYCIPALMFAFAYYNMKQPFSIGSTLAPLLGNKIHGKWGKALDAVCLYTLALGMAAAMGTSILNLAGGVNYLSGLKSAPLLWAVIAAVVMTTFIISASTGLMKGIRILSDINFKLFLFIIIFIFLVGPTSYILNLGTESFGHYLTHFFEKSLFTGAAASDQWPQWWTTFYWANWFSWAALTALFLGRIAYGHTVRAFIIVNFALPAAFGGIWMTIFGGTSIYLQMDDGKFGEILTNSGPEALVYAALETLPLSEMIIPLYLFIVFISFVTSADSTLAAMGGISSKGITPESPEPGVFIKIVWGITISAVAWVMISFAKIDGIKMLSNLGGVPAVFLVIGIVFALIRVAKEPGKYDRTMEELVGEKKRDRAG, encoded by the coding sequence ATGAAGTCATTGAAGCATTGGGTGTTTTGGCCACCTTTTTTATTAGTATTAGCAGCAAGTATAGTAAGTTTCACAAACAAAAATACGTTTATAAACATCACGACTGGAGCGAATGACTGGGTCATAGCAAACGTAGGCTGGGTTTTCAGTTTAGCCGGACTTTTTATGGTCGTTGTATGTGTCGGTGTCTACTTCTCTAAATTAGGAAAAGTAAGAATAGGAGGAGAAAACGCGAAACCTCTTCTATCCTTCCGCAATTGGTTTGCGATTACATTGACCACAACCATTGCAGCAGGCATTACATTTTGGGGAATTGCAGAGCCTATTTACCACCTGGTTGAGCCTCCAAAAAGCTTGAATCTGGAACCTAACAGCGCGGGGGCAGCGATCTTCTCGATGTCCACCATGTACCTTCACTGGACCATCACTCCCTACGCCATTTACTGCATACCTGCATTAATGTTTGCGTTTGCCTATTACAACATGAAACAGCCTTTCAGCATAGGCTCAACACTTGCTCCGCTCCTTGGAAATAAGATACACGGCAAATGGGGAAAAGCACTTGATGCCGTGTGCCTCTACACATTAGCTTTAGGGATGGCAGCAGCAATGGGGACAAGCATTCTCAATTTAGCAGGCGGAGTCAATTACTTATCCGGCCTAAAAAGTGCCCCGCTACTCTGGGCTGTCATTGCAGCAGTAGTAATGACAACATTCATCATCTCAGCTTCAACAGGACTCATGAAAGGGATCCGCATCCTTTCAGACATCAATTTTAAACTATTCCTGTTTATCATTATCTTTATCTTTTTAGTCGGACCTACTTCTTATATCTTGAACCTAGGAACGGAGTCTTTTGGCCATTATTTAACCCATTTCTTTGAGAAAAGTTTATTTACCGGTGCAGCAGCAAGTGACCAATGGCCGCAATGGTGGACCACCTTTTACTGGGCCAACTGGTTTTCGTGGGCTGCTCTTACAGCCCTGTTCTTAGGAAGAATCGCATACGGGCATACTGTAAGAGCCTTTATCATCGTCAACTTTGCTTTGCCTGCCGCTTTCGGCGGAATCTGGATGACCATCTTCGGCGGCACCTCCATCTATCTGCAGATGGACGACGGGAAATTCGGAGAAATTCTAACCAACAGCGGACCTGAAGCACTGGTCTATGCTGCACTGGAAACCCTGCCATTATCAGAAATGATCATCCCGCTCTACCTGTTTATAGTCTTCATATCCTTCGTAACCTCAGCAGATTCTACACTGGCCGCAATGGGAGGAATCAGCTCCAAGGGAATTACACCGGAAAGCCCAGAACCAGGTGTATTCATTAAGATTGTTTGGGGTATCACCATTAGCGCGGTCGCTTGGGTGATGATCAGTTTTGCTAAAATAGATGGAATCAAAATGCTTTCTAATTTAGGCGGAGTGCCTGCTGTTTTCTTGGTTATTGGGATTGTATTCGCTCTTATAAGAGTGGCTAAAGAGCCTGGGAAGTATGATAGGACGATGGAGGAGTTGGTTGGAGAGAAGAAGCGGGATAGAGCTGGGTGA
- a CDS encoding SIS domain-containing protein, whose protein sequence is MIKVATDKLTKLEEELHDKLSKAVSVNDKIKIIEAAEIGEVSPSKVSKLVRKLGFDNFKQYKLYFSGQEMTSKKQKKSNEIERLKLFLETFDTGIIHDFISIFQKYDKIVLFGLGPSFISAEYFAYKLATVSDKNVTVTQSEDFAERLADEKTLLIVLSVTGKFSSFHPLFENVKNNGSNIMLILEEYVDTREFLADYIFHLSKFNQDDALLPFEKTRTVFFIFIEEIIAKLTNSGTSS, encoded by the coding sequence ATGATAAAAGTAGCCACCGACAAATTAACAAAGCTTGAAGAAGAACTGCATGACAAGCTCTCTAAGGCGGTTTCTGTAAACGACAAAATTAAAATCATTGAAGCCGCTGAGATAGGGGAAGTCTCTCCTTCAAAGGTGTCAAAACTAGTCCGGAAACTGGGCTTTGATAACTTCAAACAATACAAGCTGTACTTCAGCGGTCAGGAAATGACCAGTAAAAAGCAGAAAAAATCAAACGAAATCGAGCGGCTGAAGCTTTTTCTGGAAACGTTTGATACCGGCATTATTCATGATTTCATTTCAATCTTTCAGAAGTACGATAAGATCGTGTTATTTGGACTCGGCCCATCCTTTATCAGTGCAGAATATTTCGCCTACAAACTTGCCACCGTATCGGATAAAAATGTCACGGTCACACAAAGCGAGGATTTTGCGGAACGATTAGCAGACGAAAAAACGCTGCTCATCGTCCTTTCCGTAACCGGAAAATTTTCTTCCTTCCACCCTTTGTTTGAAAATGTGAAGAACAACGGATCAAACATCATGCTGATTCTTGAAGAATATGTAGATACACGTGAATTTCTTGCAGACTACATTTTTCATTTATCGAAATTTAATCAGGATGATGCCCTGCTTCCATTTGAAAAAACCAGAACGGTGTTCTTTATTTTTATAGAAGAAATTATAGCTAAGCTGACTAACTCGGGCACTTCTTCATGA
- a CDS encoding MFS transporter encodes MVPMQSTNVKRYLQFFLIVLAAGAIFPLIYLRTNYQGTILEVYDMTLPQLNTIFSALGIAFIVGYFPSGWISDRFSAKKLISISLLFVGLAGIWFAQVPSYPIVILIFIIWGIFSVLTFWSAHLKIVKLISKQEEEGRFFGMLDGGRGVVEAILASIAVFIFSSALGSSTAIEDKKDALVNVIYMYSGVLIVVSVLIMLFVNVDGNAERTEVEAPKTGSGSKRSSLKDVFSNKFVWLLGGIIFMSYIVTWTIYYFGGFLQTNIGMSASIVGTVTVVMLWMRPLGGVAGGFLGDKFGKSNILIIALALAAVFLTLIALLPAALPSNFFYALVILSGLSVYTIRGLYWSLLGDCQIPDEKLGLSIGLISFIGYLPDILLPLVMSMMISSFGDAGGYNAYFLFSAVAGVLGILITVMFKIGVSKRAAITVNDDISA; translated from the coding sequence ATGGTGCCCATGCAATCAACTAATGTTAAAAGATATTTGCAGTTTTTCCTTATCGTTTTAGCAGCAGGTGCTATATTTCCGTTGATCTATCTTCGCACCAATTATCAGGGAACCATCTTAGAAGTGTATGACATGACACTCCCTCAGTTAAATACCATTTTCTCGGCCCTTGGCATTGCGTTTATCGTGGGATATTTTCCAAGCGGATGGATTTCCGACCGGTTTTCTGCCAAGAAATTAATTTCGATTTCCTTGTTGTTTGTTGGTCTTGCAGGAATTTGGTTTGCCCAAGTGCCAAGTTATCCAATCGTCATCTTGATCTTCATTATCTGGGGAATCTTCTCCGTTCTGACGTTTTGGTCTGCCCATCTGAAAATCGTTAAACTTATTTCCAAACAAGAAGAAGAAGGCCGCTTTTTTGGCATGCTGGATGGCGGAAGAGGCGTAGTCGAAGCGATATTAGCAAGCATCGCCGTCTTTATTTTCTCAAGTGCGCTGGGATCAAGTACGGCAATTGAAGATAAAAAAGACGCTTTAGTGAATGTCATCTATATGTACTCCGGTGTCCTGATTGTTGTATCCGTTCTCATTATGCTTTTTGTAAATGTTGACGGGAACGCTGAAAGAACCGAAGTGGAAGCTCCTAAAACGGGATCGGGCAGCAAAAGAAGTTCTCTCAAAGATGTATTTTCAAACAAGTTTGTATGGCTGCTCGGCGGAATTATTTTCATGAGCTATATTGTCACTTGGACAATCTACTACTTTGGAGGGTTTTTACAAACGAACATCGGCATGAGTGCTTCTATCGTAGGCACGGTCACAGTTGTCATGCTCTGGATGAGGCCGCTTGGCGGAGTTGCAGGCGGATTCCTGGGAGATAAGTTCGGAAAAAGCAATATCCTGATCATCGCCTTAGCTTTAGCAGCTGTATTCTTAACGTTGATTGCGTTATTGCCTGCCGCACTGCCTTCTAATTTCTTTTACGCTCTTGTTATCTTAAGCGGTTTGTCCGTTTACACAATACGCGGCCTTTATTGGTCCCTGCTCGGTGATTGTCAGATTCCTGACGAAAAACTGGGTCTTTCCATCGGACTCATTTCATTTATCGGATACTTGCCGGATATCCTTCTGCCTCTAGTCATGAGCATGATGATCTCATCGTTTGGAGATGCAGGCGGATACAATGCGTACTTCCTGTTCAGTGCAGTCGCCGGTGTATTAGGTATTCTTATCACCGTCATGTTCAAAATAGGAGTCAGCAAACGCGCAGCTATTACAGTGAACGATGACATTTCAGCTTAA
- a CDS encoding FGGY family carbohydrate kinase: MSKRYIMGIDNGSQSTKVAIFDLEGNEAAFGSCSLKETLTPQPGVVIHPDEDLWDSVYHGVKNCLENFKGDRTAIEGIGLCTIRCCRVLLKENGDLAHPAISWMDARLSEPYKHEDDQVKFVTTTSGYLGLRLTGEHNDTAGNYEVHWPLDRETLDWSKDDEEIKAMGLTRDMLFNLVKPGEKLGSIRKELADDFGLKEGIPVVATSNDKAVEVLGSGINKKNSIMISLGTFISAMVLRDEYYENANKFFPTLASVPFKYVYESNGIRRGLWTVSWFKKLIGEELVTEATKLGISEEEFLNRKAKDVPVGSDGLITILDWLASPAAPYRKGIMIGFDQRHTRYHMYRSILEAIAFNIKNNIDDMAEEISLEIDEVVVNGGGSKSDVMMQIISDLFGLPAHRRTGSSSACLGAAISVAVHLSIYDDFSEAIEKMVKTETTFYPDSNSHAFYSELNQTVVKNVRQHTDNILKLSYPIFN, encoded by the coding sequence ATGAGCAAAAGATATATCATGGGGATTGATAACGGCTCACAGAGCACGAAAGTAGCCATCTTCGATTTAGAAGGCAATGAAGCTGCTTTCGGCTCATGCTCGTTAAAAGAAACGTTAACTCCCCAACCAGGTGTTGTTATCCATCCGGATGAAGACTTGTGGGACAGTGTTTATCATGGCGTGAAAAATTGTTTAGAGAACTTTAAAGGTGACCGGACAGCAATCGAAGGAATCGGATTGTGCACGATTCGCTGCTGCCGTGTCTTATTAAAAGAAAATGGTGATTTAGCCCATCCAGCGATAAGCTGGATGGATGCTAGATTATCAGAGCCTTATAAACATGAAGATGATCAGGTGAAATTCGTCACGACTACATCAGGTTATTTAGGACTGAGACTAACCGGAGAACACAATGATACAGCCGGCAATTATGAAGTACACTGGCCTCTTGACCGTGAAACGCTGGACTGGTCAAAAGACGACGAAGAGATAAAAGCCATGGGCCTGACAAGAGACATGCTGTTCAACCTTGTAAAGCCGGGTGAAAAACTGGGTTCTATCCGCAAAGAACTTGCGGATGATTTTGGTTTAAAAGAAGGCATTCCAGTCGTTGCGACATCAAATGATAAAGCGGTTGAAGTGCTGGGCTCTGGCATCAACAAAAAGAACTCCATCATGATTTCACTTGGAACATTCATTTCAGCCATGGTTTTGCGAGATGAGTATTATGAAAACGCTAACAAATTCTTCCCCACTCTTGCATCCGTCCCATTTAAATACGTGTATGAATCCAATGGAATCAGACGCGGATTATGGACCGTCAGCTGGTTTAAGAAGTTAATCGGAGAAGAACTAGTGACGGAGGCTACTAAGCTTGGAATATCAGAAGAGGAATTCCTGAACCGTAAAGCTAAAGACGTGCCTGTCGGCAGTGATGGCCTGATTACCATCTTAGACTGGCTGGCTTCTCCCGCTGCACCTTACCGAAAAGGGATCATGATCGGTTTTGACCAAAGACACACAAGATATCACATGTACCGCTCCATATTAGAAGCCATTGCTTTCAACATTAAAAACAACATCGATGACATGGCAGAAGAAATTAGCCTCGAAATCGATGAAGTAGTGGTCAACGGCGGCGGTTCAAAAAGTGACGTCATGATGCAGATCATTTCTGATTTATTCGGGCTGCCGGCACACCGGAGAACAGGAAGCAGCAGTGCCTGCTTAGGTGCAGCCATATCTGTTGCCGTCCACCTATCAATCTATGATGACTTTTCTGAAGCCATCGAAAAGATGGTTAAAACGGAAACGACATTCTACCCGGATTCGAACAGCCATGCTTTTTACAGCGAATTGAATCAAACAGTTGTTAAAAACGTCAGACAGCATACGGATAACATACTAAAACTATCGTATCCGATATTTAATTAA
- a CDS encoding FAD-binding oxidoreductase, producing the protein MHTQMIEELKALLSAEQVVTNEEALYDASADRYKKYAKTKNALNVPAPIAIVYPLATEDVKSILMFCNENDINVIPRSGKTGTEGGLENWKETSIVVDGSKMNEIIKIDTYNMQATVQTGVKLQKLEDELRKQGYTTGHSPQSKPVAQLGGLVATRSIGQFSTLYGAIEDMVVGLECVFPEGQVSKIKNVPRRSGGPDIRHIAIGNEGALCYITEVTVKIFKYMPENNEFHGYLIKDVETGIKILREVMVNGFRPSVARVYSEEDARQHFEHFYKDKCVLIFTTEGPAGIVKATNEGIIEAVEKFKDGVIEKVDPSLIETWFNHLNWDESRIQKEIQDMIDYNSHDGFTTEVSADWDSIVKIYNNVIARIKNEFDRVEDLTMLGGHSSHSYLNGTNMYFVYNYKINCAPEDELRIYHHPIHEIIIEETLKLGGSMCHHHGIGKYRSEWTKDEHGSAYYMLEKLKEAFDPKGIMNHGTIFPQPNEVKKYIRS; encoded by the coding sequence ATGCACACACAAATGATCGAAGAGTTAAAAGCACTGCTATCAGCTGAACAGGTCGTAACGAATGAAGAGGCGTTATACGATGCTTCTGCAGACCGTTATAAAAAATACGCAAAAACAAAAAACGCACTGAATGTTCCAGCTCCGATTGCCATCGTCTATCCACTCGCTACGGAAGATGTGAAATCGATTCTTATGTTCTGTAATGAAAACGATATCAACGTGATTCCAAGAAGCGGAAAAACAGGCACTGAGGGCGGCTTGGAAAACTGGAAAGAGACATCAATCGTAGTAGACGGATCGAAAATGAACGAGATTATTAAGATTGATACTTACAACATGCAGGCTACTGTGCAAACAGGCGTAAAGCTGCAAAAACTCGAAGATGAGCTTCGCAAACAAGGCTATACAACAGGACATTCCCCTCAATCTAAGCCAGTTGCACAGCTTGGCGGATTGGTCGCGACGAGAAGTATCGGACAGTTCTCTACACTATATGGCGCAATCGAGGATATGGTTGTCGGATTGGAATGCGTATTCCCTGAAGGACAAGTTTCTAAAATTAAAAACGTGCCAAGACGTTCAGGCGGACCAGACATCAGACATATTGCGATTGGAAACGAAGGCGCACTTTGCTACATCACGGAAGTGACAGTGAAAATCTTTAAATATATGCCTGAAAACAACGAGTTCCACGGCTACCTGATTAAAGATGTAGAAACTGGAATCAAGATCCTTAGAGAAGTCATGGTAAACGGCTTCCGACCGTCCGTTGCCCGTGTTTACTCGGAAGAAGATGCAAGACAGCATTTCGAACATTTCTATAAGGACAAATGCGTCTTAATTTTCACAACTGAAGGCCCTGCCGGAATCGTTAAAGCGACAAACGAAGGAATCATTGAAGCTGTTGAAAAGTTCAAAGACGGTGTCATTGAAAAGGTAGATCCTTCTCTAATTGAAACATGGTTCAATCACTTAAACTGGGATGAAAGCAGAATCCAAAAAGAGATTCAGGACATGATTGATTACAATTCACATGATGGATTTACGACAGAAGTATCTGCTGACTGGGACAGCATCGTGAAAATCTACAACAACGTCATTGCAAGAATTAAAAATGAGTTTGACAGAGTGGAAGATTTGACGATGCTCGGCGGTCACTCATCCCACAGTTACCTGAACGGAACAAACATGTATTTCGTCTACAACTACAAAATCAACTGTGCGCCGGAAGACGAGCTACGCATCTATCACCACCCGATTCACGAAATCATTATTGAAGAAACACTGAAGCTTGGCGGATCTATGTGTCATCACCATGGTATCGGAAAATATCGTTCTGAGTGGACGAAAGATGAACACGGTTCAGCTTACTACATGCTTGAGAAGCTAAAAGAAGCCTTCGATCCAAAAGGCATCATGAACCACGGCACGATTTTCCCGCAGCCAAATGAAGTGAAGAAATATATTAGAAGCTGA
- a CDS encoding SDR family oxidoreductase yields the protein MITEKNKLTDFNMNFFSLKGKAAIITGGNSGLGQGFALALAKAGADIFAVSMAEDDNQTKELIEAEGVKYHLMIADITKEGACKQIIDECVQTYGKVDILMNNAGIGINVKDVTQFTRLQWDKMVSVNLTAAFELAHEAAKHMIEQKSGKIINTCSLFSYLGGQWSPAYAATKHGLAGFTKAYCDELAQFNIQVNGIAPGYFATDVTKDTRANPESNQRVLDHIPANRWGNIVDLMGTVVFLASDASNYVNGSLVNVDGGYLVR from the coding sequence ATGATCACCGAAAAAAATAAATTGACTGATTTTAATATGAATTTTTTTAGTCTTAAAGGAAAAGCAGCCATCATCACTGGAGGAAATTCAGGGCTGGGGCAGGGATTCGCGCTTGCACTTGCTAAAGCCGGTGCTGATATTTTTGCAGTCAGTATGGCAGAAGACGATAATCAGACAAAGGAACTAATTGAAGCCGAGGGAGTCAAGTATCACTTGATGATTGCTGACATTACTAAAGAGGGTGCCTGTAAGCAGATCATTGATGAATGCGTACAGACATATGGGAAGGTCGATATCTTGATGAATAATGCCGGAATCGGCATTAATGTAAAAGATGTGACACAGTTTACTAGACTTCAATGGGACAAGATGGTTTCAGTCAATCTGACGGCAGCGTTCGAGCTTGCGCATGAAGCGGCTAAGCATATGATCGAGCAAAAAAGCGGAAAAATCATCAATACGTGCTCTTTATTTTCATACCTCGGAGGACAATGGTCACCGGCTTATGCAGCGACAAAACACGGTTTAGCCGGTTTTACGAAAGCATATTGTGATGAATTGGCACAATTTAATATACAAGTTAATGGCATTGCGCCTGGATATTTCGCGACAGATGTTACGAAAGATACAAGAGCAAATCCAGAAAGCAATCAGAGAGTTTTGGATCATATACCTGCAAACAGATGGGGTAACATTGTTGATTTAATGGGGACGGTTGTCTTTTTAGCAAGTGACGCGTCTAATTATGTAAACGGTTCCTTAGTAAATGTAGACGGCGGTTACCTAGTCCGATAG
- a CDS encoding 5'-nucleotidase C-terminal domain-containing protein, with protein MNRFFLVLLSFVMAVSSLLISSVSADAKEQPRKATVLYFNDAHEISPVVNKLGDRGGVARLKTAIDLVRSENKHTAVAFGGDLGGGTLFGAVYQGFPMVEAFNKIGIDLANFGQHDFDFGSDVTKKLVEQSDFEWMSSNLTDKEGKPFADVPTYKVINKQGVKIGVISLTDDMNTTSSDGKVVQQDLIQSAKHAVGKMKETKKVDAVIALTQESLKKDEQLLAAVPEINAVFTEEQAEEQSFIHEYKNNRYILAPEGNLGSMIRLDITKDGKEIQLKPSVIEVDHTVPQDPELKKLADYYQNKLEEELGKPIAKLETPLIYGDNHETRFQETNIGNFVADSYRAFYNADIGMMNGGGIRTSIPAGEFTLRDAYSILPFQNKVILADVKGETIKAALENGVSRVENLGGGFMQISGMTYSYNPAKPVGSRVETILVKNEPIDMQKTYKVAMLNYVFNGGDGYTMFKDSQLLVDEQSARTDAEVLIEYAKDLEVIDVETEGRISVVR; from the coding sequence ATGAATCGCTTTTTTCTTGTCCTATTGAGTTTCGTCATGGCCGTCAGCTCTTTGTTAATTAGCAGCGTAAGTGCAGATGCTAAAGAGCAGCCTCGAAAGGCAACAGTCCTATATTTTAACGATGCACATGAAATAAGTCCTGTCGTAAATAAACTGGGAGACCGGGGCGGTGTCGCAAGGCTGAAAACAGCTATTGACCTTGTCAGAAGTGAGAATAAACATACGGCAGTGGCATTTGGAGGAGACTTAGGCGGCGGTACCTTATTTGGCGCTGTGTACCAAGGGTTTCCAATGGTAGAAGCCTTTAATAAAATTGGCATTGATCTCGCAAACTTCGGTCAGCATGATTTTGATTTTGGATCTGATGTGACAAAAAAACTGGTTGAGCAATCTGACTTTGAATGGATGTCTTCTAATCTTACAGATAAAGAAGGAAAGCCGTTTGCTGATGTCCCAACCTACAAGGTTATAAATAAACAGGGAGTTAAAATTGGCGTTATTAGTCTTACGGATGATATGAACACTACATCTTCAGACGGGAAAGTCGTTCAGCAAGATCTTATTCAGTCGGCCAAACATGCAGTTGGAAAAATGAAAGAAACAAAAAAAGTGGACGCTGTTATTGCGCTAACACAAGAGTCATTAAAGAAGGATGAACAACTACTGGCAGCAGTCCCTGAAATTAATGCCGTGTTTACGGAAGAACAGGCTGAAGAACAATCTTTTATCCATGAATACAAAAATAATCGTTACATCCTTGCTCCAGAAGGAAACTTAGGCTCAATGATCCGATTGGATATCACAAAAGACGGCAAAGAGATTCAGCTGAAACCATCAGTAATAGAGGTCGATCATACGGTACCTCAAGATCCGGAATTGAAAAAGCTCGCAGATTATTATCAGAATAAGCTGGAGGAGGAGCTAGGCAAACCGATAGCCAAATTAGAGACTCCTCTCATTTATGGAGATAACCATGAAACGAGATTTCAGGAAACAAATATCGGCAATTTTGTAGCGGACAGCTACCGTGCTTTTTACAACGCGGATATCGGCATGATGAATGGCGGCGGAATCCGGACAAGTATTCCTGCCGGAGAATTCACATTGCGTGATGCCTACTCCATTCTTCCTTTTCAAAACAAAGTGATCCTGGCAGACGTAAAAGGAGAAACCATTAAAGCTGCTCTCGAGAACGGAGTATCAAGAGTCGAAAACCTGGGCGGCGGATTTATGCAAATATCAGGCATGACCTATTCCTATAATCCTGCTAAACCAGTGGGATCAAGAGTAGAAACGATCTTAGTCAAAAACGAACCGATTGACATGCAAAAAACGTACAAAGTAGCCATGTTGAACTATGTATTTAACGGCGGAGACGGATACACGATGTTTAAAGACAGTCAGTTACTGGTTGATGAGCAAAGTGCACGGACGGATGCGGAAGTTTTGATAGAGTATGCGAAGGATTTAGAGGTCATTGATGTGGAGACGGAAGGTAGAATTAGTGTAGTTCGGTAG